The Aneurinibacillus migulanus genome contains the following window.
CAAAGACCTCGCACTAAGCGAGTTGCCCTTCGAATCATCCCCGCCGCCGGAAGCGTTGAAGAAGGACGCGGAGACAGCAACAGACGCCCAGGCGAAAGCTCAGGCAGAGAAGCCGATGGAGCAGGAAGTGCTGTCTACGAACGGTAGAAAAGTTTTTTTCATTTATAACACCCATAACCGGGAATCGTGGGTACATGCCGTTCCAGAAGCGCGCGCTAAGAACAATCCAGATCTGGCGATGGATTCAAAGAAAAACATTACGCTTGTGAGTCGGCGCCTGGCGCAATCCCTTGAGAAGAACGGCATTGGTTCATCGGTTGGCACCACCGATTTCACAGGCCGACTTATTAACCGGGGCGCACCGTATGCGCTATCGTACGCTGAATCGTTAAAAGCGGTCAAGGCAGTGATGGCCCAAAACCGGGATTTGGACTATTTCATCGATATTCACCGTGACTCGCTCCGACGTAAATCTACTACGGTTACCCTGGACGGAAAATCATACGCGCAAATCCATTTCGTCGTCGGAATGCGCAACAAAAATTGGGAGAAAAATCAGCAGTTTGCGCTCAAAGTGCACAATGTAGTCGAAAAGAAATACCCAGGTTTGTCTAAAGGTATATTCGGCAAAAAAGGTGGGAATGGTGAATATAACCAATCCGTTTCACCGAACGCCATCCTGGTTGAAGTAGGAGGCGTCGATAATACGCTGGAGGAATGCTACCGCACGGCTGATGTGCTGGCGGAAGCAATAGCTGAAGTGTATTGGGAAGCGGAGAAAGCGAATGCGAAGACACAGCCGAAACGATCGTAAGCGGGAGGGAACACGGTGAAGCTGGCCGCCAAATTCTTTTTGCTTGTCGGAGTCTTATTTGTAGGTATTCTGTGCGGCATTAATCTGGCGGAAAAAGGCATCCAGCGCATTGAAGGAGCCTCGGATCAGCCAGTGAAAGGATTTTATATTAAGAAGGTAGAGAGCGGGCGTTTTGAAGTAGAAGTGCTGGGCAAACAGGTCGTAACGGAAAATACATTGTCTGCTGCACGAACGTCAAGCGAGAATTGGATTAGTCATACAGGGAACAGTGTACGAAATTGGGTAGTTACTGCTACGCGTAATATGATGGAATGGGTTATGGATAAGCTATAAATAAAAAAGAAATCGCTGATGCGGTTTCTTTTTTATTTTGTCGTACGCTTCTTGCATAACATATCGAGAGGAAAGAGCGGATCGGACTAGAATTATATAGAACAATACAAAAGAGGAGGAAACAGACATGAGTATATATTTGGAGCGATTGAACAGAGTGCGCGAGGAACTGCAAAGCCTGGGGGCAGAAGCTGCCCTCATTACTTCTCCATTATCAGTGGCGTATCTGACCGGATTTATGTGTGATCCGCATGAACGTTTTCTTGGTCTTTTGCTTCAGGATAATAAAGCGGTACTATTCTTGCCTTCACTGGAGAAGGAAAAAGCGGAATCAGAGCTGGGCAGCACGGATACACTGATTCAGGAGATTGTAGGTATACAGGATACAGATAATCCGTACACCAAGGTGAAACAGAACAGCAGGGCTGCTGTCCGGTGTATAGCAGTAGAAAAAGAATATATAAAGCTAAGCCAGGCGGAGCAATTAAGCTCGGTGTTTGAGAATTCCACTCTTGTGAATGTGGGTGGCTTTATTTCGAAACTACGCAACCGAAAATCAGCTGATGAAATTTTGAAAATCAAAGCCGCGGCAGAGTTGGTGGAGGAGGTGTTGGCAGAAGGATTGAAAAAGGTTAAAGCAGATATAACAGAAATAGAGTTAGTAGCCGAACTTGAGTACATAATGAAGAAGAAAGGAGCAGATGCACCTGCATTTGACACGATGGTGCTTGCGGGAGCTAATTCCGCACTTCCACACGGTGTTCCGGGAAAGACACAGGTGAAGCAAGGGGAATTTCTGCTGTTTGATCTCGGTGTGTTTAAGGATGGATACTGTTCAGATATTACCCGTACATTCGTGATAGGCGAACCTTCGACAAAGCTGGAGCATATGTACGATACAGTGCTCGCGGCGGAAGAGGCGGCCATTCGTGCTGTACAAATCGGGCGCCCGCTGGCCGAAGTAGACCGTGCAGCGCGTGATATAATTGAGGGTGCAGGCTATGGACAGTATTTCACTCATCGCATTGGTCACGGGCTTGGCATGGAGGTGCACGAATATCCTTCTGTTCATGGAGCCAATGAAGAGGTGATGGAGGCTGGTGCTGTATTTACGATTGAGCCGGGCATTTATGTACCGGGTGTAGGCGGCGTCCGGATCGAGGATGATATACATGTTACTGACTACGGGGCTGAGGTTCTGACTTCATTTCCGAAGACTTTAACACGTCTCGATATTTAAATTGCCGTTCGTACCAGCGCCTGATATAATAATCTTTAGTGCATTTTTTCCTCGTGGGAGGTATTGTATGGATCGCAGACAAAGACAGGAGAAAATCAGAAACTTCTCCATCATCGCTCACATTGACCACGGTAAATCGACGCTGGCTGACCGGATTCTCGAATTTACCGGCGCGTTGACCGAACGAGAGCGGGAAAATCAGTTCCTAGACCAAATGGATTTGGAAAGGGAACGCGGCATTACGATTAAGCTGAATGCCGTTCAGCTGAAATATAAAGCGAAAGACGGTGAAGAGTACATTCTTCATCTGATTGATACACCAGGACACGTCGACTTTACGTACGAAGTATCCCGCAGCTTAGCCGCCTGTGAAGGCGCTCTGCTCGTCGTGGATGCGGCGCAAGGAATTGAAGCTCAGACGCTGGCCAATGTGTATCTGGCGCTGGATAATGACCTGGAAATTCTGCCGGTGATTAATAAAATCGATCTGCCAAGCGCAGAACCGGAGCGCGTCAAGCAGGAAGTTGAAGATGTAATCGGTCTCGATACAAGCGACGCAGTGCTCGCTTCGGCTAAAGCTGGTATCGGAATCGAAGAGATTCTGGAGCAAGTAGTGTCAAAGGTGCCCGCTCCAACCGGTGACCCAGATGCACCGCTGAAGGCGCTCATCTTCGACTCTTTATATGATGCGTACCGTGGCGTCATCGCTTATGTGCGTATAGTGGACGGCACTGTGAAAAAAGGCTCGAAAATTAAAATGATGGCAACCGGCAGTGTATTCGAAGTTACTGAAGTTGGTACACACGCCCCGTTTCCGAAACAAGTAGACGAACTAACGGTGGGCGATGTAGGCTTTATCGCTGCAAGTATCAAAACAGTTCGCGACACAAGGGTTGGGGATACGATTACTTTGGCTGAAAATCCGGCAAGCGAACCGCTACCGGGCTATCGTAAAGTAAATCCGATGGTATTCAGCGGTATGTATCCGGTGGATAGTGCGGATTACAACGATCTGCGCGAAGCGCTGGAGAAATTGCAGCTGAACGACGCATCGCTGCAGTTTGAGCCGGAGACGTCGCAGGCGCTCGGCTTTGGTTTCCGTTGCGGCTTTTTAGGTATGCTGCATATGGAGATTATTCAGGAGCGTATCGAACGTGAATTCGACATTCCGCTAATCACGACGGCCCCGAGTGTTATCTATCATGTAACAAAAACGGATGGCGAAGAAATTTCTATTGAGAATCCGTCGAACATGCCAGAACAGCAAAAAATAGATTTCATTGAAGAGCCGTACGTGAAGTCCTCGATTATGGTGCCGAAAGATTTTGTCGGCGCAATCATGGACTTATGTCAGCGTAAGCGCGGCGATTTCATTGATATGCAGTACATTGACGAGACGCGCGTGCAGATTGTGTATGAGATGCCACTGGCTGAGATTGTTTTTGAGTTCTTTGATCAGTTGAAGTCAAGCACGAAAGGATATGCGTCGTTTGACTATGAACTGGTTGGCTATAAAAAATCCAAACTGGTAAAAATGGATATTATGCTGAACGGTGAAGTGGTGGATGCCTTGTCCTTTATCGTACACCGGGATACTGCTTACCAGCGCGGACGCGTACTATGCGAGAAGTTAAAGGATTTGATTCCGCGACAAATGTTTGAGGTGCCGATACAGGCGGCCATCGGTCATAAGATTATTGCGCGTGAAACAATTAAGGCGATGCGCAAAAATGTACTTGCCAAGTGCTACGGCGGTGATATTTCCCGTAAGCGAAAGCTGCTCGAGAAGCAGAAGGAAGGGAAAAAGCGCATGAAATCCGTAGGAAGCGTAGAAGTACCGCAGGAAGCATTTATGGCAGTACTGAAAATGGACGAATAATTTATTGCGAACGAAACGATGAGGAGCGGGGGGTAAAAGTTTTTTTACTTCCGCTCTTTTTTTGACGGATAAGAAGGTATATGTCGCTGCGGAGGCGTCCGCGAGTTTTTCTTACTAACTATAGGTTGTTGAGAGGTGATACGGTATGACGAAGGCCGTGTATATCCACATTCCGTTTTGCACGAATAAATGCTACTATTGTGATTTTAATTCGTATGTAACGAAGAATCCGCAATTGGTGTGGGATTACCTGGATGCTTTAAATAAAGAAATGGAAGAAACGGTGCGAAGGTTCCCACCGGGAGAGATTAAAACGATTTTTGTTGGGGGAGGAACGCCAACGTTTCTCGATCCGAAACAGATGGCGCATTTCCTTGAGACGGTACGTCGGCACTTCCCGCAGTGGAGCGCAGATATAGAATTTACGATGGAGGCTAACCCTGGAACGACCGATATAGAGAAGTTGTCGATTATGAGAGAGGGCGGCGTGAACAGGATTAGCTTTGGGGTACAATCATTTGATGATCGTTTGCTGAAGCGAATCGGGCGAATCCATGATAGTGAACAAGTATTACGCAGCCTGGAAAATGCGAAGAGAACAGGCTTTGATAATATTTCGATCGACTTGATTTTCGGTCTGCCTGACCAGACGGTTGCACATTTTCAAGATACACTGGACAAGGCGTTTGGACTTGACTTGCCTCATTTTTCTTCCTACAGTCTGAAAGTGGAAGAGAATACGCTGTTTCATACATTATACGAAAAAGACCAGCTTCCTCTGCCGACAGAGGATGAAGAAGTCCTCATGTATGAACGATTAATGGAGCAGATGGCGAAGCGCGGGTACCGTCAATATGAAATCAGCAACTTCGCCAGGCCCGGCTTTGAGAGCCGTCATAATATGACATATTGGCGTAATGAGTATTATTATGGCATCGGGGCGGGGGCACACGGCTATGTGAATGGAGAGAGACATGTTAATGCCAGTCCGCTCGCGCAGTATATGCAGCTTACAGTCGAGAAGGGACTGCCGCGAGTTGAACAGTTTACTGTGAGCGGTTCTGAACAGATGGAAGACCATATGATTATGGGACTAAGAATGATGGAAGGCGTATCCGCAAGCGATTTTCAGCATCGATACGGCATAACGCTTCAAGAGCAATTCAGTCCAGTTATCGATGAGCTTACTGCGCTTGGTCTGCTTATGTGGAGCGGGGATCGCTTGCATCTTACCCGTCGTGGCATTCCATTAGGGAACGA
Protein-coding sequences here:
- the spoIIP gene encoding stage II sporulation protein P, which gives rise to MSRKNRNFVVNLYGAGVQKSFVLLSLSTAVIFVLMGILFASQAGKGLSSQQVGKMTVAMSSGVLLRTMGYEIPYFTAAQKTEENINISSLAFRLITSINPKDPRSFLGNELPGFSLFDTEVLVSGKDLALSELPFESSPPPEALKKDAETATDAQAKAQAEKPMEQEVLSTNGRKVFFIYNTHNRESWVHAVPEARAKNNPDLAMDSKKNITLVSRRLAQSLEKNGIGSSVGTTDFTGRLINRGAPYALSYAESLKAVKAVMAQNRDLDYFIDIHRDSLRRKSTTVTLDGKSYAQIHFVVGMRNKNWEKNQQFALKVHNVVEKKYPGLSKGIFGKKGGNGEYNQSVSPNAILVEVGGVDNTLEECYRTADVLAEAIAEVYWEAEKANAKTQPKRS
- the lepA gene encoding translation elongation factor 4, which encodes MDRRQRQEKIRNFSIIAHIDHGKSTLADRILEFTGALTERERENQFLDQMDLERERGITIKLNAVQLKYKAKDGEEYILHLIDTPGHVDFTYEVSRSLAACEGALLVVDAAQGIEAQTLANVYLALDNDLEILPVINKIDLPSAEPERVKQEVEDVIGLDTSDAVLASAKAGIGIEEILEQVVSKVPAPTGDPDAPLKALIFDSLYDAYRGVIAYVRIVDGTVKKGSKIKMMATGSVFEVTEVGTHAPFPKQVDELTVGDVGFIAASIKTVRDTRVGDTITLAENPASEPLPGYRKVNPMVFSGMYPVDSADYNDLREALEKLQLNDASLQFEPETSQALGFGFRCGFLGMLHMEIIQERIEREFDIPLITTAPSVIYHVTKTDGEEISIENPSNMPEQQKIDFIEEPYVKSSIMVPKDFVGAIMDLCQRKRGDFIDMQYIDETRVQIVYEMPLAEIVFEFFDQLKSSTKGYASFDYELVGYKKSKLVKMDIMLNGEVVDALSFIVHRDTAYQRGRVLCEKLKDLIPRQMFEVPIQAAIGHKIIARETIKAMRKNVLAKCYGGDISRKRKLLEKQKEGKKRMKSVGSVEVPQEAFMAVLKMDE
- a CDS encoding DUF3679 domain-containing protein — encoded protein: MKLAAKFFLLVGVLFVGILCGINLAEKGIQRIEGASDQPVKGFYIKKVESGRFEVEVLGKQVVTENTLSAARTSSENWISHTGNSVRNWVVTATRNMMEWVMDKL
- the hemW gene encoding radical SAM family heme chaperone HemW encodes the protein MTKAVYIHIPFCTNKCYYCDFNSYVTKNPQLVWDYLDALNKEMEETVRRFPPGEIKTIFVGGGTPTFLDPKQMAHFLETVRRHFPQWSADIEFTMEANPGTTDIEKLSIMREGGVNRISFGVQSFDDRLLKRIGRIHDSEQVLRSLENAKRTGFDNISIDLIFGLPDQTVAHFQDTLDKAFGLDLPHFSSYSLKVEENTLFHTLYEKDQLPLPTEDEEVLMYERLMEQMAKRGYRQYEISNFARPGFESRHNMTYWRNEYYYGIGAGAHGYVNGERHVNASPLAQYMQLTVEKGLPRVEQFTVSGSEQMEDHMIMGLRMMEGVSASDFQHRYGITLQEQFSPVIDELTALGLLMWSGDRLHLTRRGIPLGNEVFARFLGLVDKV
- a CDS encoding M24 family metallopeptidase; translation: MSIYLERLNRVREELQSLGAEAALITSPLSVAYLTGFMCDPHERFLGLLLQDNKAVLFLPSLEKEKAESELGSTDTLIQEIVGIQDTDNPYTKVKQNSRAAVRCIAVEKEYIKLSQAEQLSSVFENSTLVNVGGFISKLRNRKSADEILKIKAAAELVEEVLAEGLKKVKADITEIELVAELEYIMKKKGADAPAFDTMVLAGANSALPHGVPGKTQVKQGEFLLFDLGVFKDGYCSDITRTFVIGEPSTKLEHMYDTVLAAEEAAIRAVQIGRPLAEVDRAARDIIEGAGYGQYFTHRIGHGLGMEVHEYPSVHGANEEVMEAGAVFTIEPGIYVPGVGGVRIEDDIHVTDYGAEVLTSFPKTLTRLDI